A section of the Glandiceps talaboti chromosome 8, keGlaTala1.1, whole genome shotgun sequence genome encodes:
- the LOC144439392 gene encoding carbohydrate sulfotransferase 1-like, with protein MIDRLVLRRSNHDRVAVEIRSDGMSTGAAEVDDEYRMTYMKENTRIPTSRNSGYRRKVAGMNPDWPGLSVSPFERSGDPNLDTPNVDIREKSNYAPTGILQGLRKLEDQLLRIKNGIDIDRPTLSGYREFKNLNPTKLKFSERTNVVVTAGMRTGSSFVGQLFNSHPDFFFLFEPLFGLRSMENGPEISVHGVRALYKIYNCDFYVHGMDEYFNWYNGLFRWQRDERCHTLDRYDANMCCTRARNVAVKTIRIMDVRDFISLMQDPSVNLKVIVVVRDPRAMMASLMPVYQAGYNYDPVIASMHQYVENLDGVLLDRLKHYCDVNLRNYILAKTSNEAIVPWKKNVMVVRFEDIALYPVQLAKQIYDFVGPNVDIHSDVLRWIHNNTKEDTDPDYTNGNYGFENKRNSTQVTDKWRHKLSFDLVAVIQNTGVCQQYMHALGYLPVFESYELHDNSIELFDKSRRYSSL; from the coding sequence ATGATAGATCGGTTGGTGCTACGGCGCTCAAATCACGACAGAGTAGCCGTCGAAATACGAAGTGACGGAATGAGCACAGGGGCAGCAGAAGTGGATGATGAGTACCGAATGACTTACATGAAGGAAAATACACGCATTCCGACATCACGTAATTCAGGCTACAGGAGGAAAGTTGCAGGCATGAACCCTGATTGGCCAGGGCTGTCCGTTTCACCCTTTGAAAGGTCAGGTGATCCAAACTTAGACACACCAAATGTAGACATTCGGGAAAAATCCAATTATGCGCCAACGGGTATACTTCAAGGACTACGGAAACTAGAAGATCAGTTACTGAGAATAAAAAATGGGATAGACATTGACCGACCAACATTGTCTGGTTATCGAGAGTTTAAAAATCTGAACCCAACGAAGCTTAAATTTAGTGAAAGAACAAACGTAGTGGTAACTGCTGGTATGAGGACAGGTTCATCATTTGTCGGTCAGCTTTTCAACTCTCACCCAGATTTCTTCTTTTTGTTCGAACCTCTGTTCGGATTACGAAGTATGGAGAACGGTCCGGAAATATCTGTTCATGGCGTGCGTGCGctctacaaaatatacaattgtgATTTTTACGTTCACGGCATGGACGAATATTTCAACTGGTATAATGGTTTATTCCGATGGCAAAGAGACGAACGTTGTCATACTTTAGACAGGTACGACGCTAATATGTGTTGCACACGTGCCAGAAACGTCGCCGTTAAAACTATCCGTATTATGGATGTCCGTGATTTCATTAGTCTGATGCAAGATCCATCTGTGAACTTGAAAGTGATAGTCGTTGTACGGGACCCTCGGGCAATGATGGCCTCTCTCATGCCTGTCTACCAGGCTGGATATAACTACGACCCTGTAATTGCTAGTATGCATCAGTATGTCGAAAATTTAGATGGAGTTTTGTTGGATCGTCTTAAACACTATTGTGATGTTAATCTGAGAAATTATATTCTAGCGAAAACTTCTAACGAAGCTATTGTACCCTGGAAGAAAAACGTGATGGTTGTCCGTTTTGAGGATATTGCACTGTACCCCGTTCAATTGGCCAAAcaaatttatgattttgttGGCCCTAACGTTGATATTCACAGTGATGTTCTGCGATGGATACACAACAATACAAAAGAGGACACAGATCCAGATTACACAAATGGAAACTACGGTTTCGAAAATAAACGAAATTCAACGCAAGTTACCGACAAATGGAGGCATAAACTTAGTTTCGATTTAGTCGCAGTGATTCAGAACACTGGGGTGTGTCAACAATACATGCACGCTCTTGGTTACCTACCAGTTTTCGAATCTTATGAGCTTCATGATAATAGCATCGAACTCTTCGACAAATCTCGGCGCTATTCGTCTCTGTGA